The Malus sylvestris chromosome 3, drMalSylv7.2, whole genome shotgun sequence genomic sequence gaagacaagaaaatgaGCTCTTAGACAGAGAAGAGCAGGAATGGCAGGTAGGAGCTTCAACCAGCCAGGATGAGAGCAAGGAAGAATCTTGTCAAGAAGAATTGGAaagggccattcaaatggctgagtgcatatacgatctAGATGAGCCAAACAACCTGCCCGAGAGCCCGGAGctagttgaatttttgtgtgcaaAACCTGATAAGCCACCACCAGAAGTCCAAGATCCTCTGGACATTATTGATCTAGGGACAGATGAAGATCCAAGACCAATACAAATTAGTGGTTTATTGGAGATTGATGATCGGGCAAAAATTATCtgtcttttgcaagaattcaaagattgttttgtttGGCATTATACTGAGATGCCAGGATTAGATGCAGCCTTGGTGGGACACAGAACGCCCATCAAGGATGGATATAAACCTGTTAAGCAAGCACCGCGAATgatgtcaaaggagatagaagagaaagtcaaagaagagattgagaggCTAGTAAAAGCCGGATTTATCAGGCCAAccaaatatgtggagtggttAGGCAACATTGTACCTGTTTTAAAGGCTATAACAAAAGCAGTATGATGTTGTGTTGATTAtagaaatattaatggcgctacACCGAAGGATgagtatcccatgcccatggcagatctatccatagatgcagtagcaaaacataaagtcttatcttttatggatggaaatgccgggtataatcagataaagatggctccaaaggatatacataaaacagcttttaggtgtcctgggcatgtgggggcatatgaatatctggtcatgccattggggctcaagaatgctggtgcgacctaccaaagggcaatgaatgccatctttcatAATCTGATTAGCCATAATATGGAGGTGTATATtgatgacatcgtggtgaaaTCCAAGACAGAAGAGCAACATCTGATAGACCTCAGGCAGGCATTGACAAGAATGAGGGtccacaaattgaagatgaatccaaagaagtgcgcGTTTGGAGTGAGAgcgggcaacttcttgggattcctggttcatcaaagaggtgtaaaagtgaacaaaaacaaatcacGGGAAATAATGAAGTCGCTTTCACCCACCAACAAGGTGCAACTCTAGAGGCTGCTaggcaaaattaatttcttgagAAGATTCATTGCCAATCTAGCGAGCAAGATCCAGCCGTTGACTCATTTGCTAAGACTGAAGAATAAGGAGAATTTCGAATGGGGACCACCACACTAAAAGGCTTTCGACAGTATTAAAGCTTATTTGACTTCTCCGCCAGTGTTGGTACCACCTCAAAGAGGAAAACCCTTAAAGCTATATATCTCCGCTTCAGATAAATCAATCGGAAGTTTGCTAgctcaaaataatgaaggcgggaaagagcaggcagtgtactacctcagtagaattctgaccgaggtagaaacaagatattccCCAGTCGAGAGATTGTGCTTAGCTCTGTATTTTACTGCCAATAAGctgaggcattacatgttacttTGCCACGTGcacatcatcgccaagacagatgtgataaagtacatgttaTCAAAGCCAATGTTAACaggaaggattgggaagtggattctagcattatcagaattcagTATGTACCCTAAAGGGCAGTCAAAGGCCAAGCAATTGCTGATTTCTTGGCGGAGCATCAAGAGTCTCAagatgagataatcaatatcccaGGAACCCTGGAAGTTACTAGTGTTTGGATCCCGCCAAGCAAAGGTGTCTCGGGCAAAGATGAGTGGGTTCAGCAAGAGATAAAAAGAGTGGCTGGTCTATGGATTACTCCTTGGAAGCTATATTTTGATGGTTCCCACACTCAGAAGGCTTCAGGAGCAGGGATTATAATTATCAACCCTCAAGGGGTAtatcattattactcatttTGCTTGGATTACCAAGGGAATACCaataatcgggcagagtatgaggccttaataattggtttggaaatcttgatggatctAGGGGCAATGGAGGTAGAGGTCTTTAGCGATTCAGAGTTAGTCATAAACCAGCTAAATGAGAGTTCAAGTGCACATATATCACCATGGCCGGATATTACTTGGCAGCCACGCAATTGCTGAGTTATTGGGACTCTGAGATATCGGTTAGTCATGTTCCCAGAGTATCCAACCTAGCGGCCAACGAGATGGCGCAATTAGCTTCAAGCATGCTAATACATGAGAGAAAATATGGGTTGGATGTCgagattcaaagaagaaaccttCCTTCTATCCTGGAAAGAGGGTTTAGTCTGGATGTAATGGTGCTAGAAACGGAGATAGAAGATTGGAAGTCGCCCATCATTCATTATTTAAAGGATCCCTCTTCACCCACAAGCAAGAAGGATAGACAGCAAGCAACTAAGTATGTTTTGTGGGCGAATGACCTGCTAAGGAAAACTCCAGACGGGTTGTTATTGAAATGCTTAGGCCAAAAGGAATCTATGAGAGTAATGGCcgaaatacatgaaggaattTGCGGAGCACATCAGGCTGGAACGAAGATGAGGTGGTTGCTGAGAAGATGTGGTTATTTCTGGCTAGATatggaaaaagattgcaagtcTTATGCCCGAGGCTGTGAAGAATGTCAGAGGCATGGTCCTCTCCAACATGTACCCTCAGTGCCTTTAAATCCAGTGGTCAAGCATTGGCCCttcagaggatgggcaatggacttcatcgggcagatCTATCCAGCTTCTAGCAAGGGGCACACTTTTATCATTGTAGCAACGGATTACTTTACCAAATGGGTAGAGGCCTCGGCCATGAAATCCATAACTTCGGTTGCAGTAAAAAATTTTATTGAGACCAAGATTCTGTACAGATTTGGAGTGCCCGAAACCATAGTAAcggatcgtgggccatcttttatttcaaaagaggTCGAAGAGTTTGCaagcaaatacaaaataaagatgatccagtccaGTCTTTACTACCCGCAGTCAAATGGCCAGGCAGAATCCAGCAACAAGATTTTGGtaaacattatcaaaagaatggtgatAGATAGTCTGAAAAAGTGGCATGAAAAGCTGAGGAATACTTTGTGGCCATACAGAACTTCCAAGAGGGCAGGAACAGggacaactccttatgctttaactTTCGAGCAAGATGCAATGCTTCCCATGGAGATCAATGTAAGTTCTGTCAGAATCAAAATCAGTTTGGGTTACACAGTGAAGTGtatatcgaagccatgtgtcaagggattgaagacttagatgtagcccgaattgaagccttgaaccagattcaagaaGGGAAGAAagctgttgcccgagcttataacaaaaaggtGAAGACAAAGTCTTTCAAGGAAGGAGATTTGGTGTGGAAGACAGTCATTCCTCTAGAAGCTCAGCTTAGGGGCTTTGGaaaatggagcccgacatgggaaggtcctttcatGATTAGTCGAGTATTAGGCAAATGAGGATATTACTTGGCGGACCTCGAAGGAAATTGGCAgaaacatcccattaatgttaaattcttgaaaaagtattgtcctacattatgggatgttagagattgttatattgaagaggATGCAAAGTAAAGCAGGTTTCGGGATGCTAAAGTACAGTGTATATTCATCAATTATTCAAAGAAGACAGAATGACACAAAGCTGCGAAGATAATGTttatttcatttcgacaaattggtgAAGTTTACAACAGATTCAATTCCGATGTGCTACGTTCTATTCCTTCCGGTAGCAATGACGTCTCAGCTGGGTTTCTGATGTCTTCATGGATAGAATCCgatcaggtgatcgggttgtaCGGCCAGGATGAGCCTGGTAGAAGATCATCAGGCAGAGTCATCACCATATATGATGGTGAAGCCTGATTTATCATGACGACGAGCAGGAAGGCAAGTCTTCATGAGGAAAACCcttgaccaagggtgttggagatagcgaggtgtttgaccaaaggtgttggggATAGTAATTGTCTGATGGAAACTCTTTTTCTCACGAAAATGGAGTTTTAGGAAACCCCACTTGAATCCTGAAGAATTCATTTCATAGTTTTGGGAAGAAAACTAAGAAGGCAGAAGTACTCAGGGTTAATAAAAGCGAAGACTGAAAGAGGTTTGTTGGCTGAACAAAAGCAATTTCAAGCTTGAATTTATAGAAACCTCAGAGGATAGCCCAAAGGTCGTGAAGAAGAGCAAGAGACGCAGGATCGTAGACATCCTGTCTAGAAAACAAAAGTTCCAAGAGCGGGTATACAAGCATGCggatattcaatcaatattggcgcctggatTCCAATCTGAATATTGATTGAAGGTGGcattgtttgggttaaaacgTAAACTTTAGCCACAaaaagggagttggcccaaaaagatGAGAGAAGCCCGAAGTCTAGCCCAAAGCCCAGAAGACAGAAAATGCTTTTCTCGACTAGGTGCAtgtcatttgcaccacttgctcacctacccaaagaccaagtggtatagaccagccaactaatcagcccaaaagtactttacagtggcagtacaagtaaatagctgatgagtcactatccttcaaactgcattcgggcaagattgcTGCTACAGGAAGCCAAGccaaagtgtctataaaagaagaaaaagaaatcagagttgaggacactcaaacaaacaaacactcaaacaaacagacactcaaacaaacaaacaaatacaagcacaaactctgctcaaaagccagatttgctttcaaacgaagctgtagtcagcccaagccttcatccctttcgggataaaccccattcaagcctttgtaatagctatgctaccctgttcaactcttgctgtagtatcgatttctttctgtaaaaCCATCTCCCTACCCCTCTTCTAAAACTCTCAGcccccttgataaaccacaaagataggaagttgcaagacgatcagccttgcccgaccctctttgtttctgtctttttattcattaacctagcaatatgttgtatacttcaagttgtattcaagttatttctagtaagatggctattaaaagactctctcagtacttgaatctgatttgaatatgtcttcacagttcaaaccagatctaagttctaagccatCGAGCATGTAAGATTTGATCACTTAAAAGtcattggcctcaaggcataaaaagaaccttatgtggacttaacccatccacgacaagctttgataacaagaagtccgaagttatttggggcgcaagtaatcgacctattccttagttttatttctattatattatgattaccatagaacgtttgagtatagaatgaattctgataggaagcctcaaggacTATATCTAAGgtcctacaaaggcacctatttagATTCATTATATTCCTCGGGCTAGAACATTTGAGTATAGAAGGAgttctaatgggaagcctcaaggcctatatctaaggccctacaaaggcacttatttggattcattctgctcttcgggctcaggtaatcagaagtataatggttataagactCATACAATCAATGAAGCGGACATTATATGTTCGAGAACTGAGTTAGTTATTGactggaagcctcaaggcctacacctaaggccccacaaaggcacctgtcataactaacacggtCTCTTggatatatatacaactaaaactcaacattcattttacatctgtcatgctgaagatggcagtggcacgcctgagcacttaaaagttaatcttgattgtaagcctcaaggcctacacctaaggccccacgaaggcacctttcaaagttaaccatGTCCTTCTCTTTtagctttgcccgacaagctttGCCCGATAAAGCCcaccagtgaagcagaagcccgacagaaagcatcaaccggcgccaacctctcggggagctgtgtgctcgtcggccagggaACATCctcgacggaaattcctgccacaAACAGATAGGTCAATCGAGAGAGAGGCAAGCCACTCTCACTTGTGTGATGTGGGTGTGGTCGAATTCAAAGACGGCtaaggagaaggagagagatcgagagaaatCGGCGAAGAAGGTAAGGTAAGGTTAGGAGAGAAAATGACTGAGTGAGGGTTTTATTTGGATTCAAcagttgagattaaatctcaaccatATCCGACAGCTGTTACaattctaaatatatatttaaaattaaataatatttttgttttcgaTTCGGGATTACTGAGCGGATGAAAATGTGAAACTGATTCCCGTACCGAAATTTTGGGATTGGGTACTGAAATTTTCAAGATTTTCAGTTTAGGATTTTTTCAGTTCAATTTCGAGATTTTTTTGGTTCAGTTTGGAATTTTCGGTATTTTTTTCCACCCTTAGTTCCAGGTTTGggctttcttctcctttttttctCCAGTCGGGTCGACCCGGTCTCTATCATGGGTCTGGTCGCCGGAATCTGGGTAGCGATTCCAGAGCTTCAAACGAGCTCAaaactcaaccatttttcacacTCTTCCtaccaaaatgaagataaaCGAGAGTAGTTTAGGATTATACCTTTCCCTGAGTCAGCTGTGGTCGGAGTTGGCCTGAAAAGGCCTGTAACTCGCGACATACACCACCGAAAAAATTGGGGAAGACTCCCCGATGCATCTCAGCATTCAAATGTCACCAAAATCCTTAAGAAACACTAGAAATGTATAGTAAAATACGATCCACAAAAACTTGGGTGGTTTTCAAAACTTACATTCATCGGAAACGATGAGGAGTTGCCAGAGGACATGGCGTCAACGATGATTTCGGTGCCTCTACGCCTTGAGCACAGAGAAAGTGAGGGAGAATGAAGATTGAGATAAAGGGAGGGTGATAGGGGAGAGAGATGTGATAGTTGGAGACAAGGACGATGGTGGTCTTGAAACAAGGCGTCAGCGATTGCCATGGCCGTTTCTGTGCAGCGAGCACATAGTGAGTGAGAGAGGTAGGGAGTCCAATGGAGATGTGAGGGAATCTAATCCCCTTGAATTTGGAAAGGATGACAGGTAGTGCCCTTAAGGTGGTAGTTCAGCGAAGCTCGCCAAAGGTGTGGTGGTGATGGCGGGTCTCTGTGtatatagaaagagaaagaaagtgaaaagagagagagtgcgGGAATTAGAGTGTTGAGGCAAAAGAGTGATAATGACAAAGATGAGTGAGGGATAATGCCTGACAAAGAGAAGAGAATAGAAAATATGGGGAAAGTGGAGattaaagaaaacaaaggaaatggATGTGATAGttaaaataacaaaagaaatgaATATGATGATTATAAAAACAGGAAAAGTCTTCAACATTCAGAGAAATCACGGTTTGGATTTCCAATCCCATATAAAAATTAAACGTGGGTCCCACCACTTAATTATAGCAATAGGTAGAAAAatgcaaatttcaaatttatttcttCTAAAATGAAGCGTAACTAAGGCTCCGAATTTGGTTCTACTTGTGTCTATGAGTTCGTGTCGTCGAGTACTACAaggatacgctaaaagaatgttTCATACGTCTCACTATACGCTGGTCAACGAAGTTCAACAATCTCGCATCTAGAGACATTTTGTCAATTCActccttttaaaattaataaaatcgtaaaattagggatgaGCTATTAAAATCAAGCATTACATATTATATaccaaaaaaaaactaaaatatgt encodes the following:
- the LOC126616837 gene encoding uncharacterized protein LOC126616837, producing the protein MAIADALFQDHHRPCLQLSHLSPLSPSLYLNLHSPSLSLCSRRRGTEIIVDAMSSGNSSSFPMNDFSGRGFVTTRIVDNSCYVSANTLRFGCPGEHSGSECVMIANV